In Xiphias gladius isolate SHS-SW01 ecotype Sanya breed wild chromosome 16, ASM1685928v1, whole genome shotgun sequence, a genomic segment contains:
- the crygs2 gene encoding crystallin, gamma S2, giving the protein MSWQVLARWGQAGGAGMCDMVREPEPGGGHWTQPVEKRVLFPQIVFYEDKNFQGRRYECDSDCSDFHAYLSRCNSIRVESGAWVVYERPNYMGYQYVLTRGEYPEYQRWMGLNDRLSSCKMIHFTSGTLYKLQLYEKADFGGQAFEVTEDCPSLLEKFHWREVNSCKVSDGWWVLYEHPNYRGRQYFLEKGEYRKPGDWGAVSPTVQSFKRFTD; this is encoded by the exons ATGAGTTGGCAGGTCCTTGCCAGGTGGGGGCAAGCCGGTGGAGCTGGCATGTGTGACATGGTGCGAGAGCCGGAGCCCGGGGGTGGGCACTGGACCCAGCCAGTAGAGAA GCGTGTGTTGTTCCCCCAGATTGTCTTCTACGAGGACAAGAACTTCCAGGGCCGCCGCTATGAGTGCGACAGCGACTGCTCAGATTTCCACGCCTACCTAAGCCGCTGCAACTCCATCCGAGTGGAGAGTGGGGCCTGGGTGGTGTACGAGAGGCCAAACTACATGGGCTACCAGTATGTCCTGACCAGGGGGGAGTACCCAGAGTACCAGCGTTGGATGGGACTCAACGACCGCCTCAGCTCCTGCAAGATGATCCACTTT ACCAGTGGGACCCTGTACAAGCTGCAGCTCTATGAGAAGGCAGACTTTGGGGGCCAGGCCTTCGAGGTCACAGAGGACTGTCCCTCCCTTCTGGAGAAGTTCCACTGGAGGGAGGTCAACTCCTGTAAGGTGTCCGACGGCTGGTGGGTTCTCTACGAGCACCCCAACTACCGTGGACGCCAGTACTTCCTGGAGAAGGGGGAATACCGCAAGCCTGGCGACTGGGGTGCTGTCAGTCCTACAGTCCAGTCCTTTAAGCGCTTCACTGATTGA
- the lcmt2 gene encoding tRNA wybutosine-synthesizing protein 4 — MPTTDRKKQRQGRDAAVQGTNDSSAVSKASAAARGYFHDVFLRHFVCKAARRAPLINRGYYVRWRAVDHCVRRFLQVTENCPKRQILSLGAGFDSLYFRLHADEALVRAVVFEVDFPDVTRRKAALIRSNIALRGMLDSHSPAPTGPVYVCSGQYRLIGLDVREESQVVEALDAAGLDWAAPTLLLSEVVLTYMETQWSDVVIRWAAKLLPQSVFVMYEQIHPHDPFGWIMQDHFLKLNSTLHALGRYPDTAAQRRRFLDKGWEQCVCLDMNDFYLGLVPEEERRRVEILEPFDEYEEWHQKCSHYFILTASRGSLMAQALLTRPTVSPVPSVRLSRSPVALSVKTLPVCLEGLGMASTLVRPGQVLLTGGSSRGGRVAVTRVLLRGQEGWRSVIVEPSVDFGVRLYHTATSGPGGGIVVYGGRSSPLNPVRGLFRVTLDPCGPPGPLDSGDRDAVKPRVERMVCTGDPPPPRWRHTATIVSHKGKDFLFVFGGKNESEAALGDGRFLCLDQQHWTEILVEGAAPEAHHSHSACSYQGGAVVFGGLDRWGVPLGDTVVLKPTDRGFSWERIEVQPPPVPRYSHSAHVIGEKLVVVGGVWLHSDGVPGVAVINLCTRSSVEFSLDTTSVPWPLMLHSFCSELTDSEEPELLLMGGGGNCFSFGTHFNPQPVTVDLRPALG, encoded by the exons ATGCCGACGACCGACAGGAAGAAGCAGCGGCAGGGCAGGGACGCGGCG GTGCAGGGAACCAACGACAGCAGCGCGGTGAGCAAGGCGTCTGCCGCAGCGCGGGGCTACTTCCACGACGTCTTCCTCCGGCACTTCGTGTGCAAGGCGGCCAGGAGAGCCCCGCTCATCAACAG GGGCTACTACGTGCGCTGGAGAGCTGTGGACCACTGTGTGAGGAGGTTTCTACAGGTCACTGAAAACTGCCCCAAGAGACAG ATTCTGTCGCTGGGCGCGGGCTTCGACTCCTTGTATTTTCGCCTCCACGCAGATGAAGCTCTTGTCAGGGCTGTCGTGTTTGAGGTGGATTTCCCAGATGTCACCCGGCGTAAGGCAGCCCTGATCAGATCTAATATTGCACTGAGGGGGATGTTAGACTCCCATTCGCCTGCTCCCACAG gacctgtatatgtgtgtagcGGTCAGTACCGTCTGATAGGGTTGGATGTTAGAGAGGAGTCCCAGGTGGTGGAGGCTCTGGATGCAGCCGGCTTGGACTGGGCTGCCCCTACTCTACTCCTCTCTGAGGTGGTGCTCACCTACATGGAAACACAATG GTCAGACGTTGTCATCCGTTGGGCAGCAAAGCTCCTGCCCCAGTCAGTCTTCGTGATGTACGAGCAGATCCACCCCCACGATCCCTTTGGTTGGATCATGCAAGATCATTTCCTGAAACTGAATTCAACTCTACACGCCCTCGGACGATACCCAGACACGGCTGCACAGAGACGCAGGTTCCTGGACAAG GGCtgggagcagtgtgtgtgtctggatatGAATGACTTCTACCTGGGCTTGGTCCCTGAGGAGGAGAGGCGCAGGGTGGAGATCCTGGAGCCTTTTGATGAATATGAG GAGTGGCACCAAAAATGTTCCCACTACTTCATCCTCACTGCATCTCGAGGCTCTTTAATGGCTCAGGCTTTGCTCACACGTCCCACAG TATCTCCAGTGCCATCCGTACGCCTATCTCGGAGCCCTGTAGCCCTGAGCGTGAAGACCCTACCAGTTTGCCTGGAGGGCCTGGGGATGGCTTCCACCTTGGTGAGGCCGGGACAGGTCCTGCTAACAGGAGGCTCCAGCAGAGGAGGCAGGGTGGCAGTAACGAGAGTCCTCCTCAGAGGCCAGGAAGGCTGGAGATCCGTCATTGTGGAACCATCAGTAGATTTCG GTGTCCGACTCTACCACACCGCCACATCTGGTCCTGGAGGTGGGATTGTGGTCTACGGAGGtcgctcctctcctctcaacccagTTAGAGGCCTTTTCAGAGTAACCCTGGACCCCTGTGGTCCACCTGGCCCTCTAGACTCAGGGGACCGAGATGCAGTGAAGCCGCGTGTAGAGCGGATGGTCTGTACGGGTGATCCACCGCCGCCAAGGTGGAGGCACACTGCTACGATCGTCAGTCATAAAG gcaaagactttctgtttgtgtttgggggAAAGAATGAATCAGAGGCAGCTCTGGGTGACGGCCGCTTCCTGTGTCTTGACCAGCAGCACTGGACAGAG ATCCTAGTAGAGGGCGCAGCACCAGAGGCCCACCACTCCCACTCAGCGTGTTCATATCAGGGAGGTGCGGTGGTGTTTGGAGGACTGGACAGATGGGGGGTGCCACTGGGGGACACAGTCGTGTTAAAGCCCACCGACAGAGGCTTCTCCTGGGAAAGAATAGAGGTGCAGCCCCCCCCTGTTCCCAG ATACTCTCATTCTGCCCATGTGATTGGTGAGAAGCTGGTCGTGGTGGGTGGAGTTTGGCTGCATTCAGATGGTGTACCAGGTGTTGCCGTGATCAACCTCTGCACACGGAGCAGCGTGGAGTTCAGCCTGGACACG ACCTCGGTGCCCTGGCCTCTGATGCTGCACTCTTTCTGCTCTGAGCTGACGGATTCAGAAGAACCAGAGCTACTGCTGATGGGTGGGGGAGGGAACTGTTTCTCCTTCGGGACTCATTTCAACCCTCAGCCTGTCACTGTGGACCTCAGACCTGCGCTGGGATGA
- the rab5b gene encoding ras-related protein Rab-5B codes for MSSRGGGGRSNGTLPQTKICQFKLVLLGDMAVGKSSLVLRFVKGQFDEFQETTIGAAFLAQSVCLDDTTVKFEIWDTAGQERYHSLAPMYYRGAQAAIVVFDITKPETFERAKAWVKELQRQASPNIVIALAGNKADLAEKRLVEYEEAQTYAEDTGLLFMETSAKTAMNVNELFLAIAKKMPKTDTQNPTHAARHRGVNLQDPDAHSTRACCGGN; via the exons ATGAGCTCCAGAGGTGGTGGAGGCCGCTCCAACGGCACGCTACCACAGACCAAGATCTGCCAGTTCAAGCTGGTGCTGCTGGGCGACATGGCCGTGGGCAAGTCCAGCCTGGTGCTGCGTTTCGTCAAGGGACAGTTCGATGAGTTCCAGGAGACAACCATAGGAG CTGCATTCCTGGCCCAGTCAGTGTGTCTAGATGATACCACAGTGAAGTTTGAGATCTGGGACACTGCAGGACAAGAGCGATACCACAGCCTGGCTCCTATGTATTACCGTGGAGCTCAGGCTGCCATCGTCGTCTTTGACATCACCAAGCCG gagACTTTTGAGAGAGCCAAGGCCTGGGTGAAGGAGCTGCAGAGGCAGGCCAGTCCCAACATTGTTATTGCCCTGGCCGGGAACAAGGCTGACCTGGCAGAAAAGAGACTAGTAGAGTATGAG GAAGCCCAGACGTATGCTGAAGACACTGGCCTGCTCTTTATGGAGACCTCCGCCAAGACAGCCATGAACGTCAATGAGCTCTTCCTGGCCATTG CAAAAAAGATGCCAAAAACAGACACCCAAAACCCTACACATGCAGCGCGACATCGGGGAGTCAATCTCCAGGACCCAGATGCCCACTCTACCCGAGCCTGCTGCGGTGGGAACTAG
- the dbr1 gene encoding lariat debranching enzyme has translation MKIAVEGCCHGELDKIYETISYLEKKEGVEVDLLLCCGDFQAVRNEGDMKCMAVPAKYRMMQTFYKYYSGEKKAPVLTIFIGGNHEASNHLQELPYGGWVAPNIYYLGYAGVIRYKGIRIGGLSGIFKSRDYRKGHHEFPPYNPDTLRSVYHIRNVEVFKLKQIQMPVDIFMSHDWPRGIYYYGSTGELLRKKKFLRQEVESNTLGSPAAEELLAHLQPSYWFSAHLHVKFAAVMQHPPKGNAAPRVTKFLSLDKCLPYREFLQIVDVPERPGSSEGLEYDPEWLAILKATNSLQRTTPHPWNPPENNGLHERWDFRASEAAMMQVVEDLSGELAIPDNFSRTLPPYDPNKPQPHAAPSYNTNPQTTELCATLGLTDIYAQAGQGGDELGRVQGSTGGEEEDDEDGNSVGSVDEPSEYPTDTSGLSSSFNPDEITIEDEWEEEAEEEKEEAESKAAVKGDKLSDVPIGGIHTPSRMVLPEPKSDVSPTHLSHLINLPPPSHSTPAAARSHTGAEREGLCEGGDEDTSAARILKRTSDETGDPASRGTTPRIKRRNQVIYTTVEDEECED, from the exons ATGAAGATTGCAGTAGAAGGCTGTTGCCATGGGGAACTGGACAAGATCTACGAGACCATCAGCTATCTGGAGAAGAAGGAAGGGGTGGAAGTGGACCTGCTGCTTTGCTGTGGAGACTTCCAAGCAGTGCGAAATGAAGGAGACATGAAGTGCATGGCAGTGCCAGCCAAGTACAGAATGATGCAGACCTTTTACAA ATACTATTCTGGAGAGAAGAAGGCTCCAGTCCTGACCATCTTCATTGGAGGGAACCACGAGGCTTCCAACCACCTGCAGGAGCTTCCTTATGGAGGCTGGGTGGCACCCAACATTTATTACCTGG GTTACGCTGGCGTTATTCGCTACAAAGGGATCAGAATTGGTGGCTTATCTGGAATCTTCAAATCACGCGACTACAGAAAGG GTCACCATGAATTCCCTCCGTACAACCCTGATACTCTTCGAAGTGTATATCACATCCGAAATGTCGAGGTGTTCAAATTGAAACAG ATTCAGATGCCCGTAGACATTTTCATGAGCCACGACTGGCCTCGTGGAATCTACTACTACGGGAGTACGGGGGAACTGCTACGAAAGAAGAAGTTTCTGCGTCAGGAAGTGGAGTCAAACACTTTGGGAAGTCCTGCCGCTGAGGAGCTCCTGGCTCACCTCCAGCCCAGCTACTGGTTCTCGGCACATCTTCACGTGAAGTTTGCTGCCGTTATGCAGCACCCG CCTAAAGGTAATGCTGCCCCGCGCGTAACCAAATTCCTGTCTCTGGATAAATGTTTGCCCTATAGGGAATTCTTACAG ATTGTGGATGTTCCAGAGAGACCGGGCTCATCTGAGGGTCTTGAGTATGATCCAGAGTGGCTTGCTATTCTGAAGGCCACGAACAGTCTACAGAGGACCACCCCTCACCCCTGGAACCCCCCAGAGAATAATGGCCTGCACGAACG GTGGGACTTCAGAGCTTCAGAAGCAGCTATGATGCAGGTGGTGGAGGATCTCAGCGGGGAACTTGCCATTCCAGACAACTTTAGCCGGACGTTGCCACCCTACGACCCTAACAAGCCCCAGCCCCACGCCGCCCCCAGCTACAACACCAACCCTCAGACGACCGAGCTGTGCGCCACGTTAGGTCTCACAGACATCTACGCCCAGGCTGGGCAGGGAGGGGACGAGCTTGGGAGAGTTCAGGGCAGTACcgggggggaggaggaggatgacgaAGATGGAAATAGTGTGGGAAGCGTGGATGAGCCCAGCGAGTATCCAACCGACACTTCGGGATTGTCGAGTTCGTTTAACCCCGATGAGATCACTATAGAGGACGAGTgggaggaagaggcagaggaggaaaaggaggaggctgAGTCAAAAGCAGCCGTGAAAGGAGATAAGCTCTCTGACGTCCCCATAGGTGGAATCCACACCCCCAGCCGTATGGTTCTGCCAGAGCCCAAATCTGATGTCTCACCCACTCACCTGTCCCACCTTATAAACCTGCCACCTCCCTCCCACTCCACCCCGGCAGCAGCTCGCTCTCACACTGGAGCAGAAAGGGAAGGACTCTGTGAGGGCGGGGACGAGGACACCTCCGCTGCACGGATCTTAAAACGTACCAGCGATGAGACTGGGGATCCTGCCAGTAGGGGCACAACTCCCAGAATCAAACGCAGGAACCAGGTCATCTACACAACAGTGGAGGATGAGGAGTGTGAGGATTAG